A part of Cydia amplana chromosome 24, ilCydAmpl1.1, whole genome shotgun sequence genomic DNA contains:
- the LOC134659225 gene encoding uncharacterized protein LOC134659225, whose translation MNGGNSGAVFFLGTRAHYQVLNQPDRPFDVENGNSSQTGSTASSLWPDTDSQNNERWCNDNDINVNEDNNTGVKRRAKRRPSETALCEDMRPAQLNGNVDDSDTPKSKGRRVNIFNAITSLARRKRRLQSHTYLKHLAALTTCTYRDSCRCLECQSRYFECDEDEESSEDDEYEYYAALYASQVNKCQHDDDEVFIDTVPEDNASTDMLLDADEPKDKSVSSDNVSDNTEPEPDAHLEMEVAAGTPIVLNYLLTHPFHCCIQ comes from the exons ATGAACGGCGGAAATTCTGGAGCGGTGTTTTTTCTGGGGACTAGAGCACATTatcag GTCCTCAATCAACCCGACCGTCCTTTTGACGTGGAAAACGGGAACTCTTCCCAAACTGGCTCCACAGCTAGCTCCCTTTGGCCAGACACGGACTCGCAGAACAACGAGCGATGGTGCAACGACAACGATATTAACG TAAACGAGGACAACAATACGGGAGTGAAGAGGCGAGCTAAACGGCGGCCGAGTGAGACGGCGCTATGCGAGGACATGAGACCAGCGCAGCTAAACGGCAATGTTGATGACAG TGACACACCAAAATCCAAAGGCCGTCGCGTGAACATCTTCAACGCAATAACTTCGCTCGCGCGACGCAAACGTCGCCTGCAGTCGCACACCTACTTGAAACACTTGGCAGCCCTCACTACGTGCACCTACAGGGACTCATGCCGGTGTCTGGAATGTCAG AGCCGCTACTTCGAATGCGACGAAGACGAGGAATCCTCGGAAGATGATGAGTACGAGTATTACGCGGCTCTCTACGCGAGCCAGGTCAACAAGTGCCAGCATGATGATGACGAG GTATTTATAGACACTGTGCCTGAAGACAATGCGTCCACCGACATGTTGCTGGACGCGGACGAGCCTAAAGATAAGTCCGTCTCGTCGGACAACGTGTCCGACAACACGGAACCGGAACCCGACGCGCATCTAGAGATGGAG GTCGCAGCCGGCACGCCTATAGTCCTCAACTATCTACTCACCCATCCCTTCCACTGCTGTATCCAGTAG
- the LOC134659224 gene encoding differentially expressed in FDCP 8 homolog, protein MAAAFDSPKYHNSLICCSPRTADAYSKSSSSTSGCVSADESYDSLNQVPKTIAIKKLKIHSTATKEEVEKAIKQCKELILNSQQCSDERKWLVRYLVELRLRLEDIKDTDGQPRLGVCIKGHHFKQQTTPQNRKQYCDHCSGVIWSIVQSSYICSDCGYLSHYKCVDYICRVCAHVVMTDRGQLEMDICPEKGLATQDYKCAECATALTFKDAWNEPRLCDYTGLYFCATCHWNDQSAIPARVVHNWDWDKHYVSRLAFQMLNLAWNLPYIDIESINPKLFNFIAELEWVHKMRKDLEWMRRYLCACSEGSALLSPLFMQLGDINKKYSMAHLQAINDGTLETQLTELTEVCRTHITNCSLCSGKGYLCEICSNNEILYPFDSGAIMCNKCNTMLHRVCWLRKGQKCPKCVRLDERKKLHVVTDEADTTAEHEYDIDKFVE, encoded by the coding sequence ATGGCTGCAGCGTTCGACTCGCCCAAATACCACAACAGTTTAATTTGCTGCAGCCCACGAACGGCGGACGCTTACTCGAAATCATCCTCGTCGACCTCGGGTTGTGTCTCTGCTGATGAAAGCTACGATTCCTTAAATCAAGTACCGAAAACGATAGCGATTAAAAAACTAAAGATCCACAGCACAGCAACGAAGGAAGAAGTCGAAAAGGCGATAAAACAGTGCAAGGAACTAATTTTAAACAGCCAACAGTGCTCCGATGAGCGTAAATGGCTGGTTAGATATCTAGTCGAACTGCGATTACGTTTAGAAGATATTAAGGATACTGACGGACAACCTAGATTAGGCGTATGTATAAAAGGTCACCATTTTAAGCAACAAACGACGCCTCAGAACAGAAAACAGTACTGCGACCATTGCAGTGGTGTAATATGGAGTATTGTACAAAGCTCATACATTTGCAGCGACTGTGGGTATTTAAGTCATTACAAATGTGTAGACTACATTTGCAGGGTTTGTGCGCATGTTGTTATGACTGACAGGGGGCAGTTAGAGATGGATATCTGTCCGGAAAAAGGTTTAGCAACTCAAGACTATAAATGTGCGGAATGTGCAACCGCGCTCACATTTAAAGACGCTTGGAACGAGCCAAGGCTATGTGACTACACTGGCTTGTATTTCTGCGCAACTTGCCATTGGAATGATCAATCAGCGATACCTGCTAGAGTTGTACACAATTGGGACTGGGACAAGCATTATGTATCACGTCTCGCCTTCCAGATGTTAAATCTAGCTTGGAATCTGCCTTACATAGATATAGAGAGCATTAATCCGAAGCTGTTCAACTTTATAGCGGAACTTGAATGGGTGCATAAGATGCGGAAAGACCTTGAGTGGATGAGGAGATACTTATGTGCCTGTTCAGAAGGCTCCGCTCTTCTTTCACCGTTATTTATGCAGCTAGGAGATATAAATAAGAAGTACAGTATGGCACATTTGCAAGCAATTAATGATGGGACTCTAGAAACGCAACTAACAGAGTTGACGGAAGTCTGCCGCACTCACATAACCAACTGCAGTTTATGCTCAGGGAAGGGCTATTTATGTGAAATATGTAGTAACAATGAGATTCTCTATCCGTTTGACAGCGGGGCCATAATGTGTAACAAATGTAACACCATGCTTCACCGAGTCTGCTGGCTCCGCAAGGGACAGAAGTGCCCCAAATGTGTCCGTTTAGACGAACGTAAAAAACTACATGTAGTTACCGACGAAGCTGACACAACCGCTGAACATGAATATGACATAGACAAATTCGTTGAATGA